The window CATTAGCATCATAGCACCATCCATCTTCTTAACCTTACACGCGTCCAACACAAGCGCGTCGAACGTACGCGCATCCGCACCAATCCCATCTTCCTCCATCTTCTTCAAAACTCTGGCAGCGGCAGCCACGTCTCCAACGTAGCAGTGTGCAACGAGGAAGTAGTTGTGTCCTGTCAGATCCAGATTCACGCCAAGCATGGACATGAAATCCACCATGCGCCGTGCGTGGTCTATGGCTTTCTGGCGCGTTAGGATATTCAGGACGGGGTAGAAGGTGGTCGCACTGGGGCGGCAGCCTCTGGCGTCGGTACGTACCATATATTCGATGACGTGGAGCGTGTCATCGACGCGCTATAGCTTGCAGAGGCACGTGATGAGGGAATCGAACGCATTCTTGCGAGTAACGCCGCGGTTGAGGGTGGATAGGGTTTGAAGGAGGTAGTTGAGGAGGGAAGAGGAGAAGGTTTCGTCGGTGACGAAGTCGAAGGTGGACTTCGTGTT is drawn from Arachis hypogaea cultivar Tifrunner chromosome 12, arahy.Tifrunner.gnm2.J5K5, whole genome shotgun sequence and contains these coding sequences:
- the LOC140176861 gene encoding pentatricopeptide repeat-containing protein At3g56030, mitochondrial-like, which produces MVRTDARGCRPSATTFYPVLNILTRQKAIDHARRMVDFMSMLGVNLDLTGHNYFLVAHCYVGDVAAAARVLKKMEEDGIGADARTFDALVLDACKVKKMDGAMMLMIRMVDDGVLIRCWDIRCCFDY